GATCCCGAAGTTTTTAAATCCCCCGAAAAATATTACGACCAGATCGTCGAGATCAATCTGTCCGAACTGGAACCCCATGTCGTCGGTCCGCACACCCCGGACCTGGCCCGGCCTATCTCCAGGTTGATGTCCGAGGCGAAAGAGAAAAACTATCCGGTCCAGCTGAAGGCCGCGCTGATCGGGAGTTGCACGAACTCCTCGTACGAAGACATCTCCCGCTCCGCCCATATCGCGCAGCAGGGGCTCAAAGCCGGACTCAAGGCCCGGACGAGCTTCCTCGTCACGCCGGGCTCGGAGCGGATCTACCATACGATGATCCGCGACGGATTCATGAAGACCTTCGAAGAAATGGGCGCGACGGTCCTGGCCAACGCCTGCGGCCCCTGCATCGGGCAGTGGAAGCGGTCCGATATCCAGCCGAAAGAGTCGAATTCGATCATCAGCTCGTACAACCGCAATTTTCCCGGCCGCAACGACGGGAACGCCGAGACGCTGTCGTTTCTTTCGAGCCCCGAGATCGTGACGGCCATGGCCTTCGCGGGGACGCTGGACTTCAATCCCGTCACCGGCACGTTGACCGCAAAAGACGGGACGAAAATCAAATTCGAGCCGCCGCGGGGACAGGAGTTGCCGGCCAAGGGATTCGCGAAGGGTGAAGAAGGGTATGAGGCCCCGGCCGAGAACGGCGACGCGCTTCAGGTGGAAATCCCGCCCACGAGTGATCGGCTTCAGCTCCTCAAGCCTTTTCCGCGCTGGGACGGGAAGGATTTCGCGAAGCTTCCAATTCTGATCAAGGCCAAGGGAAAATGCACCACCGATCACATCTCGCCCGCCGGGCCCTGGCTCAAATACCGCGGCCATCTGGACAAGATCAGCGACAACATGTTTCTCGGCGCGAACAACGCGTTCGCCACCGAGGCCGGCAAGGGAACGGATGTCCTGACGGGCGAACCCAATCTGACGATCGCCGCGATCGCCCGGAGATACAAGGCCAAGGGGATCGGCTCGATCGTGATCGGCGATGAAAACTACGGCGAGGGATCGAGCCGCGAGCATGCCGCGATGTCCCCGAGGTTTCTGGGCGTCCTGGCCGTGCTGGTCAAGAGTTTCGCGCGGATTCACGAGACCAACCTGAAGAAACAGGGGATTCTTCCGCTGACCTTTGCCGATCCGAAGGACTATGACAAATTCGAGCCGAAGGACCGTATCAGCGTCCTTGGTTTGTCCGGTCTCGCTCCGGGAAAACCGGTCGAGGTGGTCATCCACAAAACGGATGGAAAAGAATTGAAGATCGAGGCCAACCACAGCCTGACCCAGCAGCAGATCGGATGGTTTGAGGCCGGTTCGGCATTAAATGCTTTAAACTGACCCGCAAACCCCCGGGGTGTGCGGGTGAAAGTCCATCCAAGCGGAAGGGATAATGACGGAACGCGTTGACGAAAGCTCAATCGGCGCTCATGGCCGCACCATCACGGTCGAAATCATGGGCCGGCCGTATTCCGTGCCGGAGGGTCTGACCATGCTGCGCGCGATGTGGTACACCGGCCATGAGGTCGTCCGCGGCGCGGGATGCCTCGGGGGCTTCTGCGGCGCCTGCGCCGTCACGTACCGGACCCGGGACGACGTCCGTCTGCGCAACGGCCTGGCCTGTCAAACGGTCGTCGAGGACGGGATGTCCTTCTACCTGAATTTCTCCTACTACCCGGGCCGCAAGGCGCTTTACGACCTCGAACAGCTTCAGGATCCCAAACAGGACCTTTTCAAGATCTATCCCGAGGCGACGCTTTGCCGGAATTGCAACGCCTGCACCGAGGCCTGCCCTCAGGGGATCGACGTCCGGGACGGCGTCTGGAAATCGGTCTTCGGCGATTTCGAAAAAGTTTCGGAAATGTTCATGGACTGCGTGATGTGCGGCCAGTGCATTCCGGTCTGCATCGCCGATATCGCACCCAATTATGTCGCTCTTTATGCCAGCCGGATGCAGGGGGCCCGACTGACCAAGCCTCCGGAAAACCTTTCCAAGCGGGTCGGGGAGATCGAATCGGGGAAGTACGCCTCGGAATGGAAGCGGATCCTCTCGATGAATGAAGAGGACCTCAAAGCGGCCGCTCAACCCAAAAAATAAAGGTGAGCAAGTTCGATGACCGATATCATCAACGAATCAAAGGATCGGGTTCTCCACGGACGCGATGAGCGCCGAAAACTGACAATCCCCAGCCAGTCGGCGGAGGAACGGGACCGGCTCGTCCATGCGTTTCACCCGGATTATAAGAAAGAAGAGTACCATCGCATTCGAATCGGTCCCAACGCGGGCGAACGGACGGTCCGGGAAGTGGCCGAACTTCTGGAATCGGACAGCGCGCTTCCGGACCATCTGGACCTGACCCCCCAATATCGGGTCGATGTGCTCGTCGTCGGCGGCGGCGGGGCCGGGGCCACCGCGGCCCTGACGGCCAAGGCTCAAGGCGCGGAGGTGATGCTCGTGACCAAGCTGCGCCTGGGCGATTCCAATACCGTGATGGCTCAAGGGGGGATGCAGGTCGCGATCACGGACGACGATTCGCCAGTCACCCATTTCTTTGATACGCTTCGCGGCGGGCATCACAAAAACGATCCTAACCTGCTCAAGGTCCTGGTGGATGAAGGCCCGAAGGCCGCCCAGTGGTTGATCCAACTCGGGGTGTTGTTCGACCGGGACGAAAAGGGAAATCTCAAGACGAAGAAGGGGGGCGGCAGCACGCAGCCCCGCTTGTTGACCTGCAGCGACTATACCGGTTTGGAAATCATGCGGGTTCTGAAAGACGAGGTTCTGAACCGACAGATTCCCGTTCTGGAATTCTCCCCCGTGGTGGAGCTGCTCTCGGATGCGGATGGAAACTGCACCGGCGCGGTGCTCAAGAACATGGACAACGGCCAACTCATCGTGGTCTCGGCCAAATCGGTCATTCTGGCGACCGGCGGAAGCGGACGGCTTCACATCGAGGGTTTTCCGACCAGCAATCATTTTGGCGCAACGGGAGACGCGCTCGTCCTGGCTTACCGGCTCGGCGCACGGCTCAGCCACATGGATACGTTCCAGTACCATCCCACGGGCTCGGTTTATCCGGAACAGTTGGCCGGCGCCTTGGTGACGGAGGGGATCCGCTCCGATGGAGGGCATCTCGTGAACTGCGACGGTCGCCGCTTTATCAACGAGCTGGACACCCGGGACGTCGTGGCCGCGGCCATCATACGGGAATGCGCCGAGGGACGGGGGGTGAAGACCCCGGCCGGACGCGTGGGGGTCTGGCTGGACGTGCCGATGATCGATCTGCTCATGGGCGAGGGTAGCATCACGAAGCGGTTTCCGGCCATGGTGCGGC
The window above is part of the Nitrospiria bacterium genome. Proteins encoded here:
- a CDS encoding aconitate hydratase, producing the protein MSVDFIKKLYASMPDKLAKARRKFGRPLTLTEKILVSHAEDLETQVWERGKAQLLLRPDRVAMQDATAQMALLQFIQAGKKKVAVSSTVHCDHLIRAQSGAKEDVQRAIDENKEVYNFLRSAARKFGIGFWKPGAGIIHQVVLENYAFPGALLIGTDSHTPNGGGLGMLAIGVGGADAGEVMAGLPWEVLHPKLIGVRLTGQLQGWSSPKDVILYLCGLLTVKGGTNKILEYFGPGAETISCTGKGTITNMGAELGATTSIFPFDDKMAAYLNLTERAEWADLAQANRESLTADPEVFKSPEKYYDQIVEINLSELEPHVVGPHTPDLARPISRLMSEAKEKNYPVQLKAALIGSCTNSSYEDISRSAHIAQQGLKAGLKARTSFLVTPGSERIYHTMIRDGFMKTFEEMGATVLANACGPCIGQWKRSDIQPKESNSIISSYNRNFPGRNDGNAETLSFLSSPEIVTAMAFAGTLDFNPVTGTLTAKDGTKIKFEPPRGQELPAKGFAKGEEGYEAPAENGDALQVEIPPTSDRLQLLKPFPRWDGKDFAKLPILIKAKGKCTTDHISPAGPWLKYRGHLDKISDNMFLGANNAFATEAGKGTDVLTGEPNLTIAAIARRYKAKGIGSIVIGDENYGEGSSREHAAMSPRFLGVLAVLVKSFARIHETNLKKQGILPLTFADPKDYDKFEPKDRISVLGLSGLAPGKPVEVVIHKTDGKELKIEANHSLTQQQIGWFEAGSALNALN
- a CDS encoding 4Fe-4S dicluster domain-containing protein codes for the protein MTERVDESSIGAHGRTITVEIMGRPYSVPEGLTMLRAMWYTGHEVVRGAGCLGGFCGACAVTYRTRDDVRLRNGLACQTVVEDGMSFYLNFSYYPGRKALYDLEQLQDPKQDLFKIYPEATLCRNCNACTEACPQGIDVRDGVWKSVFGDFEKVSEMFMDCVMCGQCIPVCIADIAPNYVALYASRMQGARLTKPPENLSKRVGEIESGKYASEWKRILSMNEEDLKAAAQPKK
- a CDS encoding FAD-binding protein; protein product: MTDIINESKDRVLHGRDERRKLTIPSQSAEERDRLVHAFHPDYKKEEYHRIRIGPNAGERTVREVAELLESDSALPDHLDLTPQYRVDVLVVGGGGAGATAALTAKAQGAEVMLVTKLRLGDSNTVMAQGGMQVAITDDDSPVTHFFDTLRGGHHKNDPNLLKVLVDEGPKAAQWLIQLGVLFDRDEKGNLKTKKGGGSTQPRLLTCSDYTGLEIMRVLKDEVLNRQIPVLEFSPVVELLSDADGNCTGAVLKNMDNGQLIVVSAKSVILATGGSGRLHIEGFPTSNHFGATGDALVLAYRLGARLSHMDTFQYHPTGSVYPEQLAGALVTEGIRSDGGHLVNCDGRRFINELDTRDVVAAAIIRECAEGRGVKTPAGRVGVWLDVPMIDLLMGEGSITKRFPAMVRQFQRYGIDIRKDPVLVYPTLHYQNGGVAIDVDAQSQVKGLFVAGEASGGLHGRNRLMGNSLLDLIVFGKRAGLAAGQRAKKTPAGTLTLSHVRRFRRELEKNNIRPTRVAPILLPDYVRREEAAPAVPSRQ